CGGATTGCGGTTACTTACGCGGTAAGCTGCTTGCAATACCGTGAGGTCGTCTGTCAAGCTTTCGGCATAAGCTCCGAACCATAAACCGAAAGAGGACGGCATCGCTATTTGCAGATGGGTGTACCCCGGCATCAGTATATGTTTATAACGTTCACTTTGAGAAATAAGGACATTAAAGAGGTTGTTAACAAGACCTACAACACTTTTTATCTCATCGCGAATAAATAGTTTCAGATCTACCAGTACCTGATCGTTCCGGGAACGTCCGCTGTGGATTTTCTTTCCCATGTCTCCCAGTTTACGGGTGAGCATTAATTCTACCTGGGAATGAACGTCTTCCACTCCTTCTTCTATTTCGAATGCTCCGGTTTCAATAGACCGGTATATATTGCGTAATTCGTTGGTAAGCGTGTCCAACTCTTCCCCAGTGAGTAGACCGATGGATTGTAACATAGTGATATGAGCTATCGAACCCAGAACGTCAAAAGGGGCCAGATACATATCCATTTCCCTGTCTTTGCCTACTGTATATTTTTCTATTTCGTGGTCTACCTGAATGTTTTTTTCCCAAAGTTTTTGCGCCATAGTTTTTATTATTTAGCACGAAGGAGGATGGATACGGAAAGGGGGCTTCCCCTCTGCGTTTCCGCCCTCCTTGGAGTATTCTTGTTATAATCGGAGAATACCTTTTTATCAGTAAGGTATTACAGTGAGCATCTGAGCCATCTTATTCAAACCGTCTTGTAACGGTTTCGATACCATTGGCTTGATAAACGGATTCAATTCTGCCTTAACCGTAATTTTTGTTTTTGTTTCGTTTTCGTTCAAACTTACCAATTGTATCCACATATTGAGGGGGATAGGTGAATTATCGGCAACGAATTTAATGGTCTTTTGCGGTTCTCTTTCGATTATCCGCAAAGTGATTTTCCCTATAGGGTTAACATCGAAAGTACAGGAGTCCGTATCGAAAGACATGCTTTTTATCTGAGTTATTTTGTCAGCGGGTATCATCTCTTTCAGACGCTGAAGGTTATTCAGGTCGGA
This region of Barnesiella propionica genomic DNA includes:
- a CDS encoding SRPBCC family protein, yielding MSTFESEITVIPHNIGKIFETLSDLNNLQRLKEMIPADKITQIKSMSFDTDSCTFDVNPIGKITLRIIEREPQKTIKFVADNSPIPLNMWIQLVSLNENETKTKITVKAELNPFIKPMVSKPLQDGLNKMAQMLTVIPY